From one Spartinivicinus poritis genomic stretch:
- a CDS encoding pilus assembly PilX family protein: protein MKKQNKQQGVALVYCLIIMLVLTIIGVSITSTLTSSTKLIANQQDNQIALEAAEVALMDAEQWLFSKDNPEHSPIGTEQTDDLKVWLRDNKNTLWKKEEYWEKAKEITNYTTMNDDQGKPKYIIEYYGNNSSSSAAPGDSKSRGQPKVFYRVSAMGNGPGKSTAYLQTIIMKNVE, encoded by the coding sequence ATGAAAAAGCAAAACAAACAACAAGGGGTGGCGCTAGTATATTGTCTGATAATTATGCTAGTGCTAACCATTATAGGCGTAAGTATTACCAGTACCTTAACCAGCAGTACTAAATTAATTGCCAATCAACAAGATAATCAAATAGCATTAGAAGCAGCAGAAGTTGCCTTAATGGATGCAGAACAGTGGTTATTCAGTAAAGATAATCCAGAACACTCACCCATAGGAACTGAACAGACTGATGATTTAAAAGTATGGCTTAGAGATAATAAAAACACTCTTTGGAAAAAAGAAGAGTACTGGGAAAAAGCTAAAGAAATAACAAACTACACTACAATGAACGACGATCAAGGAAAGCCAAAATACATAATAGAATATTATGGTAATAACAGTAGTAGTAGTGCTGCGCCGGGTGATTCGAAATCTCGTGGTCAACCAAAAGTATTTTATCGAGTATCCGCTATGGGAAATGGCCCAGGAAAAAGTACCGCTTATTTACAAACGATTATCATGAAAAATGTAGAATAA
- a CDS encoding PilW family protein has product MRYTFTKQQGFTLIELMIALTLGLFLSGAALMMYVANKNTYGTIVDNSHLQENARYAQKFIQESIMRAGWRVITASGEIETFTPGTAADLKDPGWKVDQFITAINNHKGGSGEEPIEDSDILFTRYYGSSTDQTMQDCSGTAHANSQVVTEILFVNKKFELKCRIVVDNAIEKTITLISGVENLQLLFGADTDKSQDYIANSYMNAADVTSKKLWEKIVSVRIGLLVTSGIFSSNANNKDKEGKKNKYTIFDQANIAISDSKLYGQVFNSTVSVRNPLR; this is encoded by the coding sequence ATGAGATATACGTTTACCAAGCAACAGGGCTTTACCCTGATAGAGTTAATGATTGCATTAACTCTAGGATTGTTTTTAAGTGGTGCAGCACTAATGATGTATGTTGCTAATAAAAATACCTATGGCACCATCGTAGATAATAGTCACCTACAGGAAAATGCCCGTTATGCACAAAAATTTATTCAAGAAAGCATCATGCGAGCAGGCTGGAGAGTAATTACAGCTAGTGGAGAAATAGAAACTTTTACACCAGGTACAGCAGCAGATTTAAAAGACCCAGGTTGGAAAGTAGATCAATTTATTACGGCCATTAATAATCATAAAGGTGGTAGCGGTGAAGAACCTATAGAAGATAGTGATATTCTCTTTACTCGCTATTATGGCAGCTCAACTGATCAAACAATGCAAGACTGTTCAGGTACTGCACATGCAAATAGCCAAGTAGTAACTGAAATACTTTTTGTAAATAAAAAGTTTGAATTAAAGTGCCGTATTGTGGTTGATAATGCCATTGAAAAAACTATCACGTTAATCAGTGGCGTAGAAAATTTACAGCTGTTATTTGGCGCCGATACTGATAAAAGCCAAGACTACATTGCCAATAGTTATATGAACGCGGCCGATGTAACCAGTAAAAAACTATGGGAAAAAATTGTGTCTGTACGCATTGGCTTATTAGTTACATCGGGTATATTTAGCAGTAACGCTAATAATAAGGACAAAGAAGGTAAAAAAAATAAATACACGATTTTTGATCAAGCAAATATAGCTATAAGCGATTCAAAGCTTTATGGCCAAGTATTCAATAGTACTGTTTCTGTTCGCAACCCACTTCGATAA
- the pilV gene encoding type IV pilus modification protein PilV codes for MNKKLKFSQQGVGMIEVLITLLVMTIGLLGIAGLMLYGIKTSHSNYFRTQAMMATQDLIGRMRANTQGVWDGNYELKKTTTVSDKTDTCSGEDKSCTPAQLAKWDLAQWSGLVGMANGQRGISTIGLPNASATVAKDDKDKGRYTITVTWKDIQAKEGGEPDKYETIVDFCRNTVKDDKHNSCI; via the coding sequence ATGAATAAAAAACTAAAATTTTCCCAGCAAGGGGTTGGGATGATTGAAGTGCTAATCACACTGCTAGTGATGACCATTGGTTTATTAGGCATTGCCGGTTTAATGCTATACGGCATTAAAACCAGTCACTCTAATTATTTCCGCACCCAAGCGATGATGGCCACTCAAGACTTAATTGGTCGTATGCGAGCTAATACCCAAGGTGTTTGGGATGGTAATTATGAACTTAAAAAAACGACAACAGTTTCAGATAAAACAGATACATGTTCAGGAGAAGATAAAAGTTGCACCCCTGCTCAGTTAGCTAAATGGGATTTAGCTCAATGGTCAGGCTTGGTAGGTATGGCAAATGGACAAAGAGGCATTTCAACCATTGGCTTACCGAATGCCAGTGCCACTGTTGCAAAAGACGATAAAGACAAGGGTAGATATACGATTACTGTTACCTGGAAAGATATTCAGGCAAAAGAAGGTGGTGAGCCAGATAAATATGAAACAATCGTGGATTTTTGTCGAAATACTGTAAAAGACGATAAACATAACAGCTGCATTTAA
- a CDS encoding GspH/FimT family pseudopilin, producing MIKKTTGFTLIELMVTIAVLAIIAGIGIPSMSNFIDNNRMNSAKDRLAAAISLARSDAITNNTITFICGLKTADASECSDTGEWKFGWMVFSDKNGNNKYDKKTDKDEGELVRVDRLSDNSIQYAIHQEAAAKTVKAIYYRPNGLAGAKIGSDSALLAKSLTISICKSSFKTALSLGMIGSAMTKKDQAKDCVEEKKN from the coding sequence GTGATCAAAAAAACAACAGGTTTTACCTTAATTGAGTTAATGGTAACCATTGCCGTGTTAGCCATTATCGCGGGTATTGGCATACCTTCAATGAGTAATTTCATTGACAACAACCGTATGAACTCAGCAAAGGACCGATTAGCCGCCGCTATTAGTCTTGCCCGCTCCGATGCCATCACCAACAACACCATAACCTTTATTTGTGGCTTGAAAACAGCAGACGCTAGTGAATGCAGCGACACAGGTGAATGGAAATTCGGCTGGATGGTATTTTCAGATAAGAATGGCAACAATAAATACGACAAAAAGACTGATAAAGATGAAGGAGAGCTCGTTAGAGTAGATCGGTTATCCGACAACAGCATTCAATACGCTATTCATCAAGAAGCAGCAGCAAAAACAGTCAAAGCCATTTATTATCGCCCTAATGGACTGGCTGGTGCAAAAATAGGAAGTGATAGTGCTTTATTAGCCAAGTCACTCACTATTTCCATTTGTAAAAGCAGTTTTAAAACCGCCCTGTCACTAGGCATGATCGGCTCTGCCATGACTAAAAAAGATCAAGCAAAAGATTGCGTCGAAGAGAAAAAGAACTAA